A region from the Sphingopyxis lindanitolerans genome encodes:
- a CDS encoding TonB-dependent receptor, whose amino-acid sequence MRPFARSLRPVLHATSALSLLAFVPAAHAQDASDQQSASADNDGDEIIVSARRRDERLIDVPIAVTALSGDALAKAGAIDITDVANMAPNTTLENSRGTNSTLTAFIRGVGQQDPVPGFEAGVGLYLDDVYLNRPQGAVLDIYDVERIEVLRGPQGTLYGRNTIGGAVKYVTRALNPDSPELRIRGTLGTYNQADLVVTASAPISDIVRVGGSVARLSRGGFGDNLTIKGLENYNKDVWAGRGTIELGGNGAPVLIRISGDYTRDKSDPRNGHRLIPGLVSGAPVLDDVYDTRAGLNDPKQDVKAYGLAMNVSAELTDTLTLRSISAWRKDTSFTPIDFDALPSVDVDVPAVYRNEQLSQEFQLLYEHDRLHGLVGFYYLDAKAATSFDVLLGLTGAPIGFPGLNAYTAGDVRTKTWSVFGDFTYDFTDQLSLSVGGRYTNDHRGAFVYKATRITGLSPEFGGTLDPIAIAIATNFRGDRTFKEFTPRASLSFKPDANNMVYASYSKGFKGGGFDPRGSGTSAPSSNPPAAPSYDDIFNFLAFDPEKVDSYEIGYKGSLLDRRLTLSLAGFYMDYKDVQIPGSVGCLVGGIQSFCGITTNAAKARLQGIEAETTAILARDFAGAGSTFRFNGALGFIDAKYKRFIGPTGADVADQRTFQNTPKWTVSGSIAAGIPAMGGNIDASTGLTYRSLTHQFEVPIPALDQPGYVLWDASLVWTADSGNYSIGLHGKNLTDKQYITSGYNYQNAAGGSTLGKEGIQTAFYGNPRQVFVTGTVKF is encoded by the coding sequence ATGCGTCCTTTCGCCCGTTCGCTGCGCCCCGTCCTTCATGCGACGAGCGCGCTTTCGTTGCTCGCTTTCGTTCCCGCCGCCCACGCGCAGGACGCCAGCGACCAGCAGAGCGCAAGCGCCGACAATGACGGCGACGAGATCATCGTTTCCGCCCGCCGCCGCGACGAGCGGCTGATCGACGTGCCGATCGCGGTCACCGCGCTGTCGGGCGATGCGCTGGCGAAGGCGGGCGCGATCGACATCACCGACGTCGCCAACATGGCGCCGAACACGACGCTCGAAAATTCGCGCGGCACCAATTCGACGCTGACCGCCTTCATCCGCGGCGTCGGCCAGCAGGATCCGGTGCCGGGCTTCGAGGCGGGGGTCGGCCTTTATCTCGACGACGTCTATCTGAACCGGCCGCAGGGCGCGGTGCTCGACATCTACGACGTCGAGCGGATCGAGGTGCTGCGCGGGCCGCAGGGCACGCTCTATGGCCGCAACACGATCGGCGGCGCGGTCAAATATGTGACCCGCGCGCTCAATCCCGATTCGCCCGAACTGCGCATCCGCGGCACGCTCGGCACCTATAACCAGGCCGACCTCGTCGTCACCGCGAGCGCGCCGATCAGCGACATCGTCCGCGTCGGCGGTTCGGTCGCGCGGTTGTCGCGCGGCGGTTTCGGCGACAATCTGACCATCAAGGGTCTGGAAAATTACAACAAGGACGTGTGGGCGGGGCGCGGCACGATCGAACTCGGCGGCAATGGCGCGCCGGTGCTGATCCGCATCTCGGGCGACTATACCCGCGACAAGTCGGACCCGCGCAACGGCCACCGCCTGATCCCGGGCCTGGTTTCGGGCGCCCCCGTCCTCGACGACGTCTACGACACGCGCGCGGGGCTCAACGACCCCAAGCAGGATGTGAAGGCCTATGGCCTCGCGATGAATGTTTCGGCCGAACTAACCGACACGCTGACGCTGCGGTCGATCAGCGCGTGGCGCAAGGACACCAGCTTTACCCCGATCGATTTCGACGCGCTGCCGTCGGTCGATGTCGACGTCCCCGCCGTCTATCGCAACGAGCAGCTCAGCCAGGAATTCCAGCTTCTTTATGAACACGACCGGCTGCACGGCCTCGTCGGCTTCTATTATCTCGACGCCAAGGCCGCGACCTCGTTCGACGTGCTGCTCGGCCTGACCGGCGCTCCGATCGGCTTCCCCGGCCTCAATGCCTATACCGCGGGCGATGTGCGGACCAAGACCTGGTCGGTGTTCGGCGACTTCACCTATGATTTCACCGATCAGCTCAGCCTGTCGGTCGGCGGCCGCTATACCAACGATCATCGGGGCGCCTTCGTCTACAAGGCAACGCGGATCACCGGCCTGTCGCCCGAATTCGGCGGCACGCTCGATCCGATCGCGATCGCGATCGCGACCAACTTCCGCGGCGACCGCACCTTCAAGGAATTCACGCCGCGCGCCTCGCTGAGCTTCAAGCCCGACGCCAACAATATGGTCTACGCCTCCTATTCAAAGGGCTTCAAGGGCGGCGGCTTCGACCCGCGCGGATCGGGCACCTCGGCGCCGAGCAGCAATCCACCGGCGGCGCCCAGCTATGACGACATCTTCAACTTCCTCGCCTTCGACCCCGAAAAGGTCGACAGCTATGAAATCGGCTACAAGGGATCGCTGCTCGACCGCCGCCTGACGCTGAGCCTCGCGGGCTTCTACATGGATTATAAGGACGTCCAGATTCCCGGCTCGGTCGGTTGTCTCGTCGGCGGCATCCAGAGCTTCTGCGGCATCACCACCAACGCGGCGAAGGCACGGCTGCAAGGCATCGAGGCCGAAACCACCGCGATTCTCGCGCGCGATTTCGCGGGCGCGGGCTCGACCTTCCGCTTCAACGGCGCGCTCGGCTTTATCGACGCCAAGTATAAGCGCTTCATCGGCCCGACCGGCGCCGACGTCGCCGACCAGCGCACTTTCCAGAACACGCCGAAATGGACGGTGTCGGGGTCGATCGCGGCGGGCATCCCGGCGATGGGCGGCAATATCGATGCCTCCACCGGCCTCACCTATCGCAGCCTGACCCACCAGTTCGAGGTGCCGATCCCGGCGCTCGACCAGCCGGGCTATGTCCTGTGGGATGCCAGCCTGGTGTGGACCGCCGACAGCGGCAATTATTCGATCGGCCTCCACGGCAAGAATCTGACCGACAAGCAGTATATTACGTCGGGCTATAATTATCAGAACGCCGCCGGGGGCTCGACGCTGGGCAAGGAAGGCATTCAAACCGCCTTCTACGGCAATCCGCGCCAGGTCTTCGTCACCGGCACGGTCAAATTCTGA